From Rutidosis leptorrhynchoides isolate AG116_Rl617_1_P2 chromosome 3, CSIRO_AGI_Rlap_v1, whole genome shotgun sequence, a single genomic window includes:
- the LOC139895876 gene encoding uncharacterized protein, giving the protein MRSSSRVGLGLSLVFGCLLLALIAELYYLLWWKKKRVTNREIQESYNSPAKEFLYLFCWKKPSSLSSTGLTTDTQVHEPQPSSSQSWFRPLGEHYDDLTVESELLRLHNLSGPPRFLFTIKEETKEDLESEDRSKKGSRGRSLSDVVFSVETPYFTPIASPSFLTPPRDSTLKTFSPLRHSTSDAEFNRIWASPPPNFKFLRDAEDKLQKSKLIEKSRVDGCVQKSDEYKIKGDENGSFITVIVSNEKEISHQYPSSSSQVLPLVASPPTFRPQFHKNPNSH; this is encoded by the coding sequence ATGAGATCTTCAAGTAGAGTAGGACTTGGTTTAAGTCTTGTGTTTGGTTGTTTATTGTTAGCTCTTATTGCTGAGCTGTACTATTTGTTATGGTGGAAGAAGAAAAGGGTAACTAATAGAGAGATTCAAGAAAGTTATAATAGTCCAGCAAAAGAGTTTCTGTACTTGTTTTGTTGGAAAAAGCCTTCATCTTTAAGCTCAACAGGGCTAACCACAGACACCCAAGTTCATGAACCACAACCATCATCTTCACAATCATGGTTTAGACCACTTGGTGAACATTATGATGACTTGACTGTTGAAAGTGAGCTTTTGAGGCTGCATAACCTCTCTGGCCCACCAAGGTTTCTCTTCACAATTAAAGAAGAAACAAAAGAAGATTTGGAATCAGAAGATAGGAGTAAAAAAGGGTCAAGAGGTAGAAGTTTGAGTGATGTTGTGTTTTCAGTTGAGACACCATATTTTACTCCAATTGCTTCACCATCATTTTTAACTCCACCAAGAGATTCAACACTAAAAACTTTTAGTCCATTGAGACATTCAACAAGTGATGCAGAATTCAACAGGATTTGGGCATCACCACCTCCAAATTTTAAGTTTTTGAGAGATGCTGAAGATAAACTTCAAAAAAGCAAATTGATTGAAAAAAGCAGAGTTGATGGTTGTGTTCAAAAAAGTGATGAGTATAAAATCAAAGGTGATGAAAATGGATCATTCATCACAGTTATTGTCTCTAATGAAAAGGAAATTAGTCATCAGTATCCTTCAAGTTCTTCACAGGTACTCCCTTTAGTTGCTTCTCCTCCTACATTCAGACCACAATTTCATAAGAATCCAAATTCACATTAG